A stretch of DNA from Acidobacteriota bacterium:
TTCCGGGATACCACGGATATTGATGCATCGAGAAAAAGAAGACGGTCGGGTCGGTATAGAAGATGCCCTGAGTTCCATTGCCGTGGTGCACGTCCCAATCGACGATAGCAACACGGTCGATCTCCTTATAGCGATTTTGCGCATAGCGGGCGGCGACGGCGACGTTGTTGAAGATGCAAAAGCCCATCGCATGCTCGGCGGTCGCATGGTGGCCGGGCGGGCGAACAGCGACAAATGCATTCCGAGCCTCGCCCTGCATTACAGCATCGACCGCGGCGATGGCTCCGCCCGTTGCAAAGAGCGAGGCGTCAAAGGATTGCATCGAGATGGTCGTATCGGCATCGAGCCGTTCGAGCCCATTTGCGAACGCTCCCTCGACCCGCTTGAAATGCTCTTTCGAGTGAGCCGCCTGGATCAAGCCCTGCGACGCCTTTTCGGGCGTGATCTCCTTGAGGGAATTCCAAAGATTCTCGCTTGCCTGCAAAGCATCGACGACGACGCGGTAGCGCTCCGGCATTTCCGGATGGCCGGGGCCGGTGTCGTGCTTTTCATAAATGGGGTGATGAACGATCGCCGTTGTCATAGGGATACTTTACCGTAGTGGGGAAGAGAAGGGGAGAAGGGGAGAGCGGGTGAAAAGGTGAAAACGTGCAAAGGTGAAAAAGTGGAAGTACAAGAATGGGAGTATAGGAGAGAAGGAGAAAAGGAGAAAAGGAGAAAAGGAGAAAAGGAGAAGGGCGGACGCGGGGAAGAGGAGACGCGGGGACACGGAGATGTCGTGACGATGCCCGATTCGCGCATTGCGTTCGGTCATTTAAACTTTTTCACCTTTTCACTCTTTCACTTTTTCACCTTCACACTCGCTAGATGAAAGCTGTTTCGTGGAGCAGTTCGCCGCGGGCGAAGCGAGCGAGCGAGAGCATCGAGACATCGAGGAAGCTCGCCTTGCCATCCAGGATTATCTCGGCAAGGGCACGGCCGGTCGCGGGCGAATGCATGACGCCGTGGCCCGAAAAGCCATTGGCGAAATAGAGCCCATCGACCTCGCAGCCGCCGAGGATGGCGTGGTGGTCGGGCGTATTCTCGTAGAGCCCGACGCGGCACTTTTCGCGGACGACCTCGGTCTCATAGAGCCACGGAGCCCGGTGGCGGGCACGCTCGCGGATCTTTTCGACGAACGCATCGTCGAGTTCGCGGCTGAAGGAAGGCTGCTCGTTTGGGTCGGGATAGGCGAAC
This window harbors:
- a CDS encoding histone deacetylase; the encoded protein is MTTAIVHHPIYEKHDTGPGHPEMPERYRVVVDALQASENLWNSLKEITPEKASQGLIQAAHSKEHFKRVEGAFANGLERLDADTTISMQSFDASLFATGGAIAAVDAVMQGEARNAFVAVRPPGHHATAEHAMGFCIFNNVAVAARYAQNRYKEIDRVAIVDWDVHHGNGTQGIFYTDPTVFFFSMHQYPWYPGTGARGETGHGKGLGSTLNVPVKAFTKAMDQRSGFDAAIGEIASKMKPDLIFLSAGFDGHRTDPLGQLQLEDPDFSAMTRTMMEWADEACGGRLVSCLEGGYNLETLGPTVREHVATLSRPN